The Micromonospora siamensis genome contains the following window.
GGACGCTCGTCGAGCGGGCCCAGGCCGGCGAGGCCGAGGCGTTCGGCCTGATCTACGACCGGTACGTCGACACCGTCTTCCGCTTCGTCTACTTCCGGGTCGGCAACCGGCAGCTCGCCGAGGACCTCACCTCCGACACCTTCCTGCGGGCGCTCAAGCGGATCGGCAGCTTCACCTGGCAGGGCCGCGACCTCGGCGCCTGGCTGGTGACGATCGCCCGGAACCTGGTCGCCGACCACTTCAAGTCCGGCCGCTACCGGCTGGAGGTGACCACCGGCGACGTGCTCGACGCCGACCGGGAGGACCGGGGGCCGGAGGGCAAGCCGGAGGCGGCGGTGGTCGAGCACATCACCAACGTCGCCCTGCTCACCGCGGTCACCCAGCTGAAACCCGGAGCAGCAGGAGTGCATCGTGCTGCGGTTCCTCCAGGGCTTCTCGTGGCCGAGACGGCCCGCGCGATGGGCAAGAACGAGGGCGCCATCAAGGCTCTGCAGTACCGGGCGGTGCGTGCGCTGGCCCGGCTGCTCCCGGACGGCTTCCAGCCCTGACCAGGTCCCGCCGCCCGACCCGCCCCGACTCCGGGCTCCGCGGGTCGGGCCCCCGCCGACCCG
Protein-coding sequences here:
- a CDS encoding sigma-70 family RNA polymerase sigma factor, translated to MWTLVERAQAGEAEAFGLIYDRYVDTVFRFVYFRVGNRQLAEDLTSDTFLRALKRIGSFTWQGRDLGAWLVTIARNLVADHFKSGRYRLEVTTGDVLDADREDRGPEGKPEAAVVEHITNVALLTAVTQLKPGAAGVHRAAVPPGLLVAETARAMGKNEGAIKALQYRAVRALARLLPDGFQP